The DNA window ACCCCAAAACAAATCGCAGAAGCTCTTGATGAAAACGAAGACATCAAAGCAATTTCCGTTATTCACAACGAAACATCCACCGGTGTAGCGGCACCTATCGAAGAAATCGGTAAGGTAATGAAAAACTACGACGCATTATACATCGTAGATACCGTATCCTCCCTCGGAGGAGACTACGTTGACGTTGAAAAGTTCGGAATTGACGTCTGCGTAACCGGTTCACAAAAATGTCTGGCAGCGCCTCCTGGAATGGCAGCCATTACATTAAGCGACGACGCATGGAAAGCCGTCGACAGTTTCGACACCAATACTTATTATTTAGATTTGAAAGCTGCAAGAAAAAGCGGAGACAAAAACCCTCCTGAAACTCCTTACACTCCATCAGTCAGCTTAACTTACGCAATGAACGAAGCTCTGAAAATAGTTATGGAAGAAGGTTTAGAAAACAGGATTGCACGTCACCACAAGGCAGCAAACGCAAGCGTAGCAGCTGTAAAAGCTTTAGGCCTTGAATTATTCGCAGACGAAGCAGTATCCTCAGCAACCGTAACTGCAGTAAAAATGCCTGAAGGAATCGCTGACGCTGACTTTAGAGGAACCACCCGTGACAAGTACGGCGTAGAACTTGCCGGAGGACAGGATCACTTGAAAGGAAACATCTTCAGAATCGGACACATGGGATGCATTTCCTACAAAGAATTAGTGCAGACCTTTGCAGCTATCGGAATGACCTTAAAAGGCTTAGGCGCAATCGAAGATGCAGGCGCAGGTGTTGCATCAATTACAGAATCATACTTATGATTCTGCTCTTTTTATTTTTTTTTTGAACCTCCCCGACCTTTTAGAGGTCGGGGATTCCTAGATTTTTTTTTGCTTAATAGTCTATTAAGTCTGAACTAGGCTATCCCCGTCGCACCAACGGTTCA is part of the Methanobrevibacter millerae genome and encodes:
- a CDS encoding pyridoxal-phosphate-dependent aminotransferase family protein gives rise to the protein MDEILLMLPGPTTVDPRVLAAMSKAVVNHRGAKYGEILTETTELMSKVFQTPNKSYLLTGSGTAAMEAAIANTVAPGEKMLNIVGGKFGERFMKIAQTHGIDAQELAVEWGTAVTPKQIAEALDENEDIKAISVIHNETSTGVAAPIEEIGKVMKNYDALYIVDTVSSLGGDYVDVEKFGIDVCVTGSQKCLAAPPGMAAITLSDDAWKAVDSFDTNTYYLDLKAARKSGDKNPPETPYTPSVSLTYAMNEALKIVMEEGLENRIARHHKAANASVAAVKALGLELFADEAVSSATVTAVKMPEGIADADFRGTTRDKYGVELAGGQDHLKGNIFRIGHMGCISYKELVQTFAAIGMTLKGLGAIEDAGAGVASITESYL